One window of Acidiferrobacteraceae bacterium genomic DNA carries:
- a CDS encoding adenylate/guanylate cyclase domain-containing protein, which yields MKARQTDTSTKRPKAHKGTGVSSLKGRWWKGLVVGVVTGLLGAILALTPLGNDFEKEVGLTWMFHMRGAVQPPPKVAVVAINERAAHGLGLPRLPRDWPRSIHGRLIERLASLGASAIVFDMDFQRPKSHSDDLRFARDVAAAKRVVLFERLNGMRQPVFDVNGRQTGTIWTEELIPPIPSLAKSAVVLAPFPLPKVQVNVFQFWAFKPSVGDAPTMPVAALQVYARDVYPQWLQILKQAGATGVANLPQRLDGTVSADDFGRMMRTVRRMFNTDPALGKKILQILSAERARGLDARDFQLMKVLTALYDGHNNRYLNFYGPPGTIPTIPYNTVIAGSNAGQGKVDLNLAGKVVFVGFSDLYDPGQPDRFYTVFTRDDGVDLSGVEIAATAFANLLTNRTLVPSSAITTFSTLFLLGFILGSGTYLLAAVLAVPLALVLTVLYAVGVQFAFNSANVWLPLATPVLVQLPLALFVGLLGQYLLKRRGVTRLSKAVSYYLPEDVARQLTDTELDPNTLNKVVYGICFATDMSGFTSISQTMDPSRLAVFMNSYFDALASALKRYHVDVTEFHADTIMCAWTAASAETLDRSQAPLAALAMLDAVDQFNAETEGVNLYGRVGMEEGQFYLGHTGGGGRLGYSILGDCANTAARLESLNKHLGTHVLASHAVVGGADNLLLRPVGQFVLVGKAEPIYVLEVLGERDKASASVNQLCTRFAEAFNAFQSQQWASAATLFEAILKDYPGDGPSRFYLSRCREYEKQVPEVEDPSVVYMNAK from the coding sequence ATGAAAGCCAGACAGACCGATACCAGTACCAAACGACCCAAGGCCCACAAAGGAACCGGCGTCAGCTCCCTCAAGGGTCGCTGGTGGAAGGGTCTGGTGGTCGGAGTAGTGACGGGTCTGCTTGGCGCCATTCTTGCGCTGACTCCGCTCGGTAACGACTTCGAGAAGGAAGTTGGCCTCACCTGGATGTTCCATATGCGGGGGGCTGTTCAACCGCCGCCCAAGGTCGCGGTCGTCGCCATCAACGAGCGCGCGGCGCACGGACTTGGTTTGCCCCGCCTTCCCCGCGATTGGCCCCGCTCCATCCATGGCCGTTTGATAGAGCGCCTCGCCAGTCTGGGCGCTTCTGCCATCGTATTCGACATGGACTTCCAGCGGCCGAAATCGCACAGCGATGACCTACGGTTCGCCCGGGACGTGGCGGCAGCGAAGCGGGTAGTACTGTTCGAGAGACTCAATGGCATGCGCCAGCCGGTCTTTGACGTGAACGGCCGGCAGACCGGCACCATCTGGACCGAGGAGCTCATACCGCCAATTCCCTCGCTGGCGAAATCGGCCGTGGTGCTTGCGCCATTTCCTTTGCCGAAGGTGCAGGTGAATGTCTTTCAGTTCTGGGCCTTCAAGCCCAGTGTCGGGGATGCGCCGACCATGCCCGTGGCCGCACTGCAAGTGTACGCAAGGGACGTGTACCCGCAGTGGCTGCAGATCCTCAAGCAGGCAGGGGCAACCGGGGTAGCCAACCTGCCACAACGCCTCGACGGGACAGTAAGCGCAGACGATTTCGGCCGGATGATGCGCACAGTTCGCCGCATGTTCAACACCGATCCTGCACTGGGCAAGAAAATATTGCAGATCCTGTCTGCGGAAAGGGCGCGGGGGCTGGATGCCCGCGATTTCCAGTTGATGAAGGTCCTGACCGCGCTCTACGACGGCCACAACAATCGTTATTTGAATTTCTACGGCCCACCCGGAACCATCCCGACCATTCCGTACAATACGGTCATCGCGGGCTCGAATGCCGGACAAGGTAAGGTCGACCTGAATCTTGCCGGCAAGGTCGTTTTCGTCGGTTTTTCAGACCTTTACGATCCCGGTCAGCCCGACCGCTTCTACACCGTATTCACGCGGGACGACGGGGTCGACCTCAGTGGTGTCGAGATTGCGGCGACTGCCTTTGCCAATCTGCTGACGAATCGCACACTGGTGCCCAGCAGCGCGATTACCACGTTCTCGACCCTGTTCCTGCTGGGATTCATTCTCGGCAGTGGCACGTACCTCTTGGCCGCCGTGCTTGCCGTGCCGTTGGCACTTGTTCTGACCGTTCTGTACGCGGTCGGTGTCCAGTTCGCGTTCAATAGCGCCAACGTCTGGCTGCCGCTGGCAACACCGGTCCTGGTTCAATTGCCCCTGGCCTTGTTCGTCGGTCTCCTTGGGCAATATCTACTCAAACGTCGCGGGGTCACTCGGCTCAGCAAGGCGGTCAGCTACTACCTGCCGGAGGATGTGGCACGGCAGCTTACGGACACGGAGCTCGATCCGAACACCCTCAACAAGGTTGTGTATGGAATTTGCTTCGCGACGGACATGTCGGGTTTCACTTCCATTTCGCAAACGATGGATCCGAGCCGGCTCGCCGTTTTCATGAATTCCTACTTTGACGCGCTGGCTTCTGCCCTGAAACGATACCACGTGGACGTCACGGAGTTTCATGCGGACACGATCATGTGTGCATGGACTGCCGCTTCGGCGGAAACACTTGATCGGAGCCAGGCGCCGCTCGCGGCACTGGCAATGCTGGACGCGGTAGACCAATTCAATGCCGAGACGGAAGGCGTCAATCTTTATGGTCGCGTCGGTATGGAGGAGGGGCAGTTCTACCTTGGGCATACAGGCGGCGGCGGGCGTCTCGGCTATAGCATCCTTGGTGACTGCGCCAATACCGCAGCCCGCCTGGAAAGCCTCAACAAGCACCTGGGTACCCATGTTTTGGCAAGCCACGCCGTGGTGGGTGGCGCAGACAATCTTCTGTTGCGCCCCGTCGGACAGTTTGTTCTGGTTGGCAAGGCTGAGCCGATTTACGTGCTCGAAGTGCTGGGCGAGCGCGACAAAGCGAGTGCGTCAGTGAATCAGCTGTGCACGCGTTTTGCCGAAGCATTCAATGCCTTTCAGAGCCAGCAATGGGCAAGTGCGGCAACCCTGTTCGAGGCCATCCTGAAGGACTACCCGGGGGACGGGCCCTCGCGGTTCTACCTGTCGAGATGTCGGGAGTACGAAAAGCAGGTACCGGAAGTCGAAGACCCGTCCGTGGTCTACATGAATGCGAAGTAG